One Elephas maximus indicus isolate mEleMax1 chromosome X, mEleMax1 primary haplotype, whole genome shotgun sequence DNA segment encodes these proteins:
- the LOC126069181 gene encoding heat shock transcription factor, X-linked-like, whose protein sequence is MDSGKKSSPPSQDPGSSMAHSPPRAGAPRTVSAGPAPPAVPAGAWDDPLPPGCPNGRFLLEDTAFQTPTERPSLRRPGPGTNTLSLRDGSLFSLPFPKKLWNIVSSNQFVSIWWECNGACIGINEKLFQKEILDRDGADKVFATHYMKSFIRQLNLYGFSKMHQIAWRPVCRARWFTEERSVCVVSKLHFYYCPYFKRDFPELLLKMKRRVGVTGSSKAVVHVYSQQRESQPEAPRSPSAPTAMERQEAPTCPSENKPAGLGNPELPDAMPGSSTTGWAPPATAARALEDVGRNMEAAALLSTRSPRQPERTQAPWAAPGAEATILAQPPWAVRVRAAAQICSFGPMVGLQAEPPGYHSSPAMFLPWAGLLPFCCPWVPMPIRAMGPAAHMPVSSPPAMPFHCFANCPCFSDYRPAIIRPPGCPVFRDHHR, encoded by the exons ATGGATAGTGGCAAGAAAAGCAGTCCCCCAAGCCAGGACCCAGGCTCGAGCATGGCCCATTCTCCCCCAAGGGCTGGGGCACCCCGAACTGTCAGTGCGGGCCCTGCTCCTCCAGCAGTTCCAGCAGGGGCCTGGGATGACCCCCTGCCACCTGGCTGCCCCAACGGGAGATTCCTGCTCGAAGACACTGCTTTCCAAACGCCGACTGAAAGGCCTTCCTTGAGAAGGCCAGGCCCAGGCACGAACACCCTGTCCCTGAGGGACGGGAGCCTGttttctctccccttccccaaGAAACTGTGGAACATCGTGAGCAGCAATCAGTTTGTGTCCATTTGGTGGGAGTGTAACGGCGCGTGCATCGGGATCAACGAGAAACTATTTCAAAAAGAGATTTTGGACCGGGACGGTGCTGACAAAGTGTTTGCAACGCACTATATGAAGAGCTTCATCCGCCAGCTCAACCTCTACGGCTTCAGCAAAATGCACCAGATTGCTTGGCGACCTGTCTGCCGCGCTAGATGGTTCACAGAAGAAAGATCAGTGTGTGTCGTGAGCAAG TTACACTTCTACTATTGCCCCTACTTTAAAAGAGACTTCCCTGAGCTTCTCCTGAAGATGAAGAGAAGAGTGGGCGTAACAGGGTCATCCAAAGCCGTCGTGCACGTGTACTCCCAGCAGAGGGAGAGCCAGCCCGAAGCCCCAAGATCTCCTTCAGCACCTACAGCCATGGAGCGACAGGAAGCTCCCACGTGTCCCAGTGAGAACAAGCCGGCGGGCCTGGGGAACCCAGAACTGCCCGATGCCATGCCCGGAAGCAGCACTACTGGCTGGGCGCCACCAGCAACTGCAGCAAGGGCCCTTGAGGATGTTGGGAGGAACATGGAGGCTGCGGCCCTCTTGTCAACGCGGTCTCCCCGCCAGCCAGAGAGGACCCAGGCTCCCTGGGCTGCCCCTGGTGCCGAGGCCACCATCCTCGCACAGCCCCCCTGGGCTGTCCGTGTCAGGGCTGCTGCACAGATATGTTCCTTTGGGCCAATGGTGGGTCTGCAAGCTGAGCCTCCGGGATACCACAGCTCCCCTGCCATGTTCCTGCCTTGGGCGGGCCTGTTGCCCTTCTGCTGCCCCTGGGTCCCCATGCCCATCAGGGCTATGGGGCCTGCTGCCCACATGCCTGTTTCCTCACCCCCAGCCATGCCATTCCACTGCTTCGCCAACTGCCCCTGCTTCTCAGACTACAGGCCAGCTATCATCAGGCCCCCAGGGTGTCCTGTGTTCAGGGACCACCACAGATAA